From the genome of Hathewaya histolytica, one region includes:
- a CDS encoding ABC transporter ATPase, with protein MKKLITIQKREKLNDVYAVDNAGPGGAYHRYIICEHDETCWCDGSNNIGVLEDIYFQKGPRKEKDSQHGVIDSDLLEIVNDRLRAFQDGPYKCVENENALKAINEALYWMNKRVEDRIERNVLGRNEK; from the coding sequence GTGAAAAAATTAATTACTATTCAAAAAAGAGAAAAGTTAAATGATGTTTATGCAGTGGATAACGCTGGTCCAGGAGGTGCTTATCATAGATATATAATATGTGAGCATGATGAAACTTGTTGGTGTGATGGAAGTAATAACATTGGGGTATTAGAGGATATTTATTTCCAAAAGGGACCACGTAAAGAAAAAGATAGCCAACATGGAGTGATCGATAGTGACTTATTAGAAATAGTAAATGATAGATTGAGAGCGTTCCAAGATGGACCATATAAATGTGTTGAGAATGAAAATGCACTTAAAGCTATTAATGAAGCATTATACTGGATGAATAAAAGAGTTGAAGATAGAATTGAAAGAAATGTATTAGGAAGGAATGAAAAATAA
- a CDS encoding phage scaffolding protein, translated as MAKLKEILGEELFNKLPEDKQKEFKDKDLEDISGGAYIPKQRFDQINEQAKEYKKQVGERDQQITKFKEDYKDVDGLKEKVSELEEINKKQKEDYESKTTQMEFDYKFDKAIGAYKTKNPKALRALLDMDKVKLVDDTFIGLEEQVKALKESDSYLFEDNNLQVTETIVGTGVIGGGQSLISNINNTKTESLGERLAKEKSEQLKGNEQLDNFFK; from the coding sequence ATGGCAAAACTTAAAGAGATATTAGGAGAAGAGTTATTTAATAAACTTCCAGAAGATAAACAAAAGGAATTTAAGGATAAAGACTTAGAAGATATATCTGGGGGAGCTTACATACCAAAACAAAGATTTGATCAAATAAATGAACAGGCTAAGGAATATAAGAAACAAGTTGGAGAAAGAGATCAGCAAATAACAAAGTTCAAGGAGGACTATAAGGATGTAGATGGACTCAAGGAAAAAGTATCAGAGTTAGAGGAAATTAACAAGAAACAAAAAGAGGATTATGAATCAAAAACAACTCAAATGGAATTTGATTATAAGTTTGATAAGGCTATAGGAGCATATAAAACTAAAAATCCAAAAGCATTAAGAGCTCTTTTAGACATGGACAAGGTAAAACTAGTTGATGATACTTTTATAGGATTAGAAGAGCAGGTAAAAGCTTTAAAAGAATCGGACTCTTATCTATTTGAAGATAATAACTTACAAGTAACAGAAACTATAGTAGGGACAGGAGTTATAGGAGGTGGTCAATCTTTAATTAGCAATATAAATAATACAAAAACAGAAAGTTTAGGAGAGAGGCTTGCAAAGGAAAAATCTGAACAATTAAAAGGAAATGAACAATTAGATAACTTCTTTAAGTAA